One segment of Spodoptera frugiperda isolate SF20-4 chromosome 5, AGI-APGP_CSIRO_Sfru_2.0, whole genome shotgun sequence DNA contains the following:
- the LOC118272155 gene encoding uncharacterized protein LOC118272155: MARLALCVLALLVAGALSSPERSNVSPKIADPVFLQRQVDLMILFFHLHEPNHLQSWKQICDTWTPEKNIEHFSNVTAVTTYIEMLEHKWVLPRAVPFSVLESEHKFEAVTLYNVLYSAKDYDTFYKAAVYFRERVNENLFAYVLGVVIVNRPDTKGIYIPRLHEVFPSFYNNGEILTTAQRINTHGHRLVESYPSTYKWDNNVVIRWNDTIWPYSNNHITPVVYFTNDIGLNTFYYNYHLAQPSWLHSEVLPLNKERRGEWFWFVHSQIVARYYMERLSNGLGEIPELGHEIVKEGHNPGLLYHNGIAFPARPDYYHLDRPVLVQALQKIDDYERRVRDAIEQGYVLNHLGERIDICTPEAIEILGNLIEANTESPNPKYYNDFISLWKKVLGNSIVHEKQYHHHVVPLVVPSVLEHYQTALRDPAFYMIWKRVLGLFKLWQEKLPPYKREELALPQVAIQQVDVDKLVTFFEYNYFNVSSYLHMNEEEAKELYDQVSVVVQHPRLNHKKYKVRVHVKSEVAKTVLVKFFLAPKYDSHGNEIPLHVNTHNFMQIDEFVHDLPAGETVITRESVDTSKVWDTANNVYHAFEKSLQGDKQFNMEQLENMESLVQHLMLPKGRVGGMPFVLMVYISDYRAPKVHREPSNVAKVSLGLTIVAQQLTDDPLGFPVNRPLYPWQVEGVKNLYLQDVLIYHKHTPEIVVPHMEYNRVHSETECASSIKRIWTFLSAQLSPVEATMKTVLLLAGLVALVMGSAVPHKHDFKLKAVEPKFVEYQKKILHLFENSEQLEYSSDYYKIGKDYDIEANIQNYSNKKAVEEFLLLYRTGTLPKYYKFSIFYERMRDEAIALFHVLYYAKDFETFYKTAAWAKVYMNEEQFYYAYYIAIVQRKDTTGIVLPAPYEVYPQFFFTNEVMHRLYRVKMQNNMYDDKVAAQYGIVKENNNFVFYSNYSTSLSYPNVEQKLSYFTEDIGLNSYYFYFHSYMPFWWKSEKMSALKDRLGEVFFYYYQQLLARYYLERLPHGLGEIPEFSWYSKFKSGYYPELYASYVNYAQRSNDYNIHNEKNYEYIRFLDTYEKTFFQFLQKGEFKTPEKEMNYVGNYWHMNSDLYAEQSNKDLHQYSYEIIARHVLGASPKPFDKYTFMPSALDFYQTSLRDPAFYQLYQRIIDYLIDYKQYVKPYDHNDLHFVGVKINDVQVSELVTYFDYFDFNATNSVFYDKQELKSYPVNYIVRQPRLNHKPFSVKLDVKSDVASDAVFKIFIGPKYHANGYPVNIEDDWMKFYELDWFVQKLVPGENKIERKSSEFALFKDDSVPIHEIYEWLEQGKVPYDMSVQPDNMPRRLMLPKGTLGGYPFQLFVFVYPYNSVKKAENVFESYILDNKPFGYPFDRPVREAYFRQPNVFFKDVRIFHKDAYFPYELNVPSYFLKNKI; the protein is encoded by the exons ATGGCTCGATTGGCGTTGTGTGTACTGGCTCTCTTGGTGGCCGGGGCTCTCTCGAGTCCCGAAAGGTCCAATGTCTCACCTAAAATTG CGGATCCAGTTTTCTTGCAACGCCAGGTGGATTTGATGATCTTGTTCTTCCACCTCCATGAACCCAATCATCTCCAATCTTGGAAGCAAATTTGTGATACCTGGACTCCTGAAAAGAACATCGAGCACTTCAGC AATGTAACTGCTGTGACCACTTACATAGAAATGCTGGAGCACAAATGGGTACTCCCTCGCGCTGTACCTTTCTCCGTTCTTGAAAGTGAGCATAAGTTTGAAGCAGTCACACTGTACAACGTATTGTACTCTGCCAAGGACTATGATACGTTCTACAAGGCAGCTGTATACTTCAGGGAACGTGTCAACGAAAATCTCTTCGCTTACGTGCTCGGAGTTGTGATTGTGAACCGCCCAGATACTAAGGGAATTTACATTCCTCGTCTGCATGAGGTTTTCCCATCCTTCTACAATAATGGAGAAATCCTTACTACGGCACAAAGGATAAACACACATGGACACCGTTTGGTTGAGTCTTATCCTTCTACCTACAAATGGGACAACAACGTGGTCATTAGATGGAATGACACTATTTGGCCCTACTCCAATAACCACATCACCCCTGTTGTCTACTTTACCAATGACATTGGCCTTAACACATTCTACTACAACTACCATCTTGCTCAACCCAGTTGGCTGCATAGCGAAGTTCTTCCATTAAACAAAGAACGCCGTGGAGAATGGTTCTGGTTCGTACACAGTCAAATCGTTGCTCGttattatatggaaagattGTCCAACGGTCTTGGTGAGATCCCTGAACTTGGACACGAGATTGTTAAGGAAGGGCACAACCCAGGTCTCTTGTACCACAATGGCATTGCTTTCCCAGCAAGACCCGACTACTACCACCTAGACCGCCCTGTGTTGGTTCAGGCTCTTCAAAAAATTGACGATTATGAACGTCGCGTTCGTGACGCTATCGAACAAGGTTATGTACTTAAC cATCTTGGTGAACGTATCGACATCTGCACTCCTGAGGCTATCGAAATCCTGGGCAATCTAATTGAAGCCAACACTGAGTCTCCAAATCCTAAATACTACAATGACTTCATCAGCCTTTGGAAAAAGGTTTTGGGAAATTCTATTGTTCACGAAAAACAGTACCACCACCA CGTCGTTCCTTTGGTTGTTCCCTCTGTACTGGAGCACTACCAAACTGCTCTGCGTGACCCTGCTTTCTACATGATCTGGAAGCGAGTCTTGGGACTGTTCAAGTTGTGGCAAGAGAAACTTCCTCCCTACAAGCGTGAAGAGCTTGCTCTGCCCCAGGTGGCTATTCAGCAGGTTGACGTTGATAAACTGGTGACATTCTTCGAGTACAACTATTTCAACGTTTCTTCGTACTTGCACATGAATGAAGAAGAAG CCAAGGAATTGTACGATCAAGTGAGCGTGGTGGTACAGCACCCAAGATTGAACCACAAGAAATATAAAGTACGAGTACATGTCAAGAGTGAGGTTGCCAAGACCGTTCTTGTCAAGTTCTTCTTGGCGCCCAAATACGATAGCCACGGCAATGAAATACCTCTCCACGTGAACACCCACAACTTCATGCAAATTGACGAGTTCGTGCATGACT TACCCGCGGGAGAAACTGTGATTACTCGCGAGTCTGTTGATACCAGCAAAGTCTGGGACACCGCCAACAATGTCTACCACGCGTTTGAGAAATCCCTCCAGGGTGACAAACAATTCAACATGGAACAGCTTGAGAACATGGAGTCGCTGGTCCAACACCTTATGCTGCCTAAGG GACGCGTCGGCGGCATGCCTTTCGTTTTGATGGTCTACATTTCCGACTACCGTGCACCCAAGGTTCATCGTGAGCCAAGCAATGTTGCCAAGGTGTCTCTTGGCCTTACCATCGTTGCTCAGCAGCTGACCGATGATCCACTTGGCTTCCCAGTCAACAGACCTCTCTACCCCTGGCAGGTGGAAGGTGTCAAGAACTTGTACCTCCAGGATGTCCTGATCTACCATAAGCACACTCCTGAGATTGTAGTCCCCCACATGGAAT ataatCGAGTGCATTCAGAAACGGAATGCGCTAGTAGTATAAAAAGAATATGGACCTTCCTATCGGCACAGTTGTCACCGGTAGAGGCAACCATGAAGACTGTCTTACTCCTTGCTGGGCTCGTCGCCCTGGTGATGGGCAGCGCCGTCCCACACAAACATGACTTCAAACTGAAGGCTG TGGAACCCAAATTCGTTGAGTACCAGAAGAAAATTCTGCATCTTTTCGAAAACTCCGAGCAGCTGGAGTACAGTTCCGATTATTACAAAATTGGCAAGGACTATGACATCGAAGCAAACATCCAGAACTATTCG aaCAAAAAAGCCGTCGAAGAGTTCTTGCTGCTATACAGAACTGGAACTCTACCGAAATATTACAAGTTCTCCATTTTCTACGAACGTATGAGGGATGAAGCCATCGCTCTGTTCCACGTCTTGTACTACGCAAAGGACTTCGAAACCTTCTACAAAACTGCAGCCTGGGCTAAGGTCTACATGAACGAAGAACAGTTCTACTATGCGTACTACATCGCTATCGTCCAAAGGAAAGATACTACTGGCATTGTCCTCCCCGCACCCTATGAAGTCTACCCGCAATTCTTCTTTACTAATGAAGTTATGCATAGGTTGTATCGCGTCAAGATGCAAAATAACATGTACGACGACAAGGTTGCTGCCCAATATGGTATAGTTAAAGAAAACAACAACTTCGTCTTCTACTCCAACTACTCCACCTCCTTGAGTTACCCGAACGTGGAACAGAAACTGTCCTACTTCACTGAAGATATCGGCTTGAACTCGTACTACTTCTACTTCCACTCATATATGCCTTTCTGGTGGAAGTCTGAAAAGATGAGTGCATTGAAGGACCGTCTTGGTGAAGTCTTCTTCTACTACTACCAACAACTTCTGGCTCGTTACTATTTGGAACGTCTCCCCCATGGTTTGGGTGAAATTCCTGAATTCTCGTGGTACTCCAAATTTAAGTCTGGATACTACCCAGAATTGTACGCTAGTTACGTTAACTACGCCCAAAGAAGCAATGACTACAACATCCACAATGAAAAGAATTACGAATACATTCGTTTCCTGGACACTTATGAGAAGACATTCTTCCAATTCTTGCAGAAGGGCGAATTTAAGACT cCGGAGAAGGAAATGAACTACGTCGGCAACTACTGGCACATGAACTCCGACTTGTACGCTGAGCAGAGCAACAAGGACCTGCACCAGTATTCTTACGAAATCATCGCTCGTCACGTCCTTGGTGCTAGCCCCAAGCCTTTCGACAA GTACACCTTCATGCCATCCGCATTGGACTTCTACCAGACTTCCCTGCGCGATCCTGCATTCTACCAGCTCTACCAGAGAATCATCGATTACCTTATTGATTACAAGCAGTACGTGAAACCATACGACCACAATGACCTTCACTTCGTGGGTGTTAAGATCAACGACGTTCAAGTCAGCGAATTAGTCACTTACTTCGACTACTTCGACTTTAATGCCACAAACAGCGTCTTCTACGACAAGCAAGAACTCAAATCCTACCCGGTGAACTACATTGTCCGTCAACCACGACTCAACCACAAACCTTTCAGCGTGAAACTTGATGTTAAGTCTGACGTAGCATCAGATGCCGTCTTCAAGATCTTCATTGGACCTAAATACCACGCCAATGGTTACCCGGTTAACATTGAGGACGACTGGATGAAGTTCTACGAACTGGACTGGTTCGTGCAGAAACTTGTACCTGGTGAGAACAAGATTGAACGCAAATCCAGCGAGTTTGCACTCTTCAAGGATGACTCTGTTCCCATCCACGAGATCTACGAATGGTTAGAGCAAGGAAAGGTGCCATATGACATGTCAGTTCAGCCCGACAACATGCCAAGGAGACTGATGCTGCCTAAGGGTACTCTTGGTGGTTACCCATTCCAGCTGTTTGTGTTCGTCTACCCATACAACAGTGTTAAGAAAGCAGAGAATGTATTTGAGAGTTACATCTTGGACAACAAACCCTTCGGATATCCATTTGACCGCCCCGTGCGTGAGGCTTACTTCAGACAACCCAACGTCTTCTTCAAGGATGTCAGAATTTTCCACAAAGACGCATATTTCCCTTATGAGCTTAACGTTCCCTCTTATTTTCTCAAGAACAAGATATAA